The following proteins are co-located in the Spirosoma montaniterrae genome:
- a CDS encoding acyltransferase, translated as MPLKNYLDQRPALKRWVHYLLIPPGEARPRRWVSWFVNPFIHQRHAKARIRSSVRLDVLPFNSFMLGAGSLIEAFSVVNNGVGPVEIGMNTLLGIGAVIIGPVRIGNNVIMAQHVVLSGLNHGYEDINLPIREQPVTTKPIVVEDDCWIGANVTITAGVTVGRHSVVAGGSVVTRDVPPFSVVGGNPARLLKQYSTDTNQWESVNRSVKSD; from the coding sequence ATGCCACTCAAAAACTACCTCGACCAACGGCCTGCTCTGAAGCGGTGGGTGCATTATCTTCTGATTCCGCCCGGAGAGGCCCGGCCCCGGCGATGGGTTAGCTGGTTTGTGAATCCGTTCATTCATCAACGTCATGCGAAAGCCCGCATACGCTCGTCGGTGCGGTTGGATGTGCTGCCGTTCAATTCATTCATGCTGGGAGCCGGTAGTCTGATCGAAGCTTTCAGCGTGGTGAACAACGGCGTTGGGCCGGTTGAGATTGGCATGAATACGCTGTTGGGCATTGGAGCCGTGATAATTGGGCCGGTGCGTATCGGCAACAACGTGATTATGGCGCAGCACGTGGTGCTATCGGGGCTAAATCATGGGTATGAAGACATCAATTTGCCCATTCGGGAGCAACCCGTTACTACCAAACCCATTGTTGTTGAAGACGATTGCTGGATTGGGGCTAACGTAACCATCACGGCAGGTGTAACCGTTGGGCGGCATTCGGTTGTGGCGGGTGGCAGCGTCGTCACGCGCGACGTACCGCCTTTCAGCGTAGTGGGTGGCAATCCGGCCCGGCTGCTCAAGCAATATAGCACCGACACCAACCAGTGGGAATCTGTCAATCGCAGCGTCAAATCTGACTGA
- a CDS encoding glycosyltransferase — protein sequence MSPFDSIICVGQTSWEGPYQKAVVQLMTELAARNHRVLYVDYQYTAKDVAKAVWGRETLPVGRVLRLQDPLLIKSVENGGELYVWNPAPMLPINWLSANLHDRLHAWNSRRMLRGLRQTMKRLGMQKPLIINAFNPVYGLSMLSRLNEWATIYYCFDEITANGWSGRHGSRYEQQYLRRVDAVVTTSETLRRAKETIQPRTFCVKNGVNFDLFHQAQQVVRPAPESRPIIGYLGTADNRIDLRLVAHCVQAMPDVDFQFIGKLDDAAILQQLGGCPNVQFIPPLAPAELPALLGRMSAAMIPFTRNEHTYTIYPLKINEYLAAGLPVVSTNFSILDDFDGVIERADQPDDFVAALRRALVDNSSARVTERIQMARNNTWAKRAEEFERVISQI from the coding sequence ATGAGTCCGTTTGACAGCATCATTTGCGTTGGGCAAACATCGTGGGAAGGACCTTACCAGAAGGCGGTAGTACAACTAATGACCGAACTGGCTGCCCGCAACCATCGGGTGCTGTACGTCGACTATCAGTACACCGCAAAAGACGTTGCAAAGGCTGTTTGGGGCCGCGAAACCCTACCCGTCGGGCGCGTACTTCGGCTGCAAGATCCGCTCTTGATTAAATCGGTTGAAAACGGGGGAGAACTTTACGTCTGGAACCCGGCTCCGATGTTGCCCATCAACTGGCTGTCGGCAAATTTGCACGACCGGCTCCATGCCTGGAACAGCCGACGGATGCTTCGGGGACTGCGGCAGACAATGAAGCGGTTGGGTATGCAAAAACCGTTGATTATCAATGCGTTTAATCCGGTATACGGGCTTTCGATGCTCAGCAGGCTTAACGAGTGGGCAACAATTTATTATTGCTTCGATGAAATAACGGCCAACGGCTGGTCGGGGCGGCACGGCTCCCGCTACGAGCAGCAATACCTGCGCCGGGTCGATGCCGTAGTAACTACGTCCGAAACCTTGCGCCGGGCGAAAGAGACTATTCAGCCCCGCACGTTCTGCGTAAAAAATGGCGTTAACTTCGACTTGTTTCATCAGGCGCAGCAAGTAGTCCGGCCTGCGCCGGAGAGCCGCCCAATTATCGGTTATCTGGGCACTGCCGACAACCGTATCGACCTGCGGCTGGTAGCGCACTGCGTACAGGCCATGCCCGATGTTGATTTTCAGTTCATTGGTAAGCTCGATGATGCCGCCATTCTACAGCAACTGGGCGGTTGCCCGAATGTGCAGTTCATTCCACCCCTTGCCCCCGCCGAACTGCCTGCGCTGCTGGGCCGGATGAGCGCGGCCATGATTCCGTTTACCCGAAACGAGCATACGTACACCATTTATCCGCTGAAAATCAACGAATATCTTGCGGCTGGTTTGCCGGTTGTGTCAACAAACTTTTCAATTCTGGACGACTTCGACGGTGTTATTGAGCGAGCCGATCAGCCCGACGATTTTGTAGCAGCCCTGCGTCGGGCGTTGGTCGATAACAGCTCTGCCCGCGTAACCGAACGCATACAAATGGCCCGGAATAATACCTGGGCGAAGCGAGCCGAAGAGTTTGAACGGGTCATCAGTCAGATTTGA